A window of the Streptomyces luomodiensis genome harbors these coding sequences:
- a CDS encoding Zn-ribbon domain-containing OB-fold protein, with product MTTSSPLRAAAVGVGTTTFGRLPGLSADDLGGWAPREALADAGLTAGTALAAGQCRTVALVHGNDGAPHTAYLPEPAPQPPYTVAVVQLAEGPELITNIVGAEPAELSIGMPVEPVFGPDDAAEVRFRPVRKEHR from the coding sequence ATGACCACGAGCAGCCCGCTGCGCGCCGCCGCCGTCGGGGTCGGGACGACCACGTTCGGCCGGCTGCCCGGCCTGTCCGCCGACGACCTGGGCGGCTGGGCACCGCGCGAGGCCCTGGCCGACGCCGGGCTCACCGCCGGGACCGCGCTCGCCGCCGGCCAGTGCCGCACGGTCGCGCTCGTCCATGGCAACGATGGAGCCCCCCACACGGCCTACCTGCCCGAACCGGCGCCGCAACCGCCTTACACCGTCGCGGTCGTCCAACTGGCCGAGGGGCCGGAGCTGATCACCAACATCGTGGGGGCCGAGCCCGCGGAGCTGAGCATCGGCATGCCGGTGGAGCCGGTTTTCGGCCCCGATGACGCGGCCGAGGTGCGCTTTCGGCCGGTACGGAAGGAGCACCGGTGA
- a CDS encoding CoA transferase, which produces MSRPLDGLHVVECASFVAGPTGGMTLAQMGADVIRIDPIGGGSDHRRWPVAPTGESYYWASLNKGKRSVAVDMRGDEGRELVLALAAAPGPDRGVLIDNVVGRRWMAHERLAERRPDLIHLRLQGHPDGRPAVDYTVNAEVGVPGITGGEDWAGPVNHVLPAWDLIAGLSVATGVLAALHQRARTGRGSYIELALSDVALAGVANLGWLSEAADRQGERPRQGNHVYGSFGVDFTCRDGERVMVVALTEGQWRALQTVTGTAEVFTALETALRANLADESERYRLRETIAAVIRPWFAARDLAQAGKELDTARVLWGRYRGMADVVGDHRREAHAVLADVELPCGRPAITARSPLRFDGDHGPAGECPALGRDTETVLAEVLGLTAAEIGGLYDRRVIGPPGNLTNPHLEAG; this is translated from the coding sequence GTGAGTCGTCCCCTGGACGGTTTGCACGTCGTGGAGTGTGCCAGTTTCGTCGCCGGGCCCACCGGCGGCATGACCTTGGCCCAGATGGGTGCGGACGTGATCCGCATCGACCCGATCGGTGGCGGCAGCGACCACCGGCGCTGGCCGGTGGCGCCCACCGGAGAGAGCTACTACTGGGCGTCGCTGAACAAGGGCAAGCGCTCGGTCGCGGTCGACATGCGCGGCGACGAGGGCCGGGAGCTGGTCCTCGCCTTGGCGGCCGCGCCCGGACCCGACCGCGGCGTGCTGATCGACAACGTCGTCGGGCGACGGTGGATGGCACACGAGCGGCTGGCCGAACGCCGGCCCGACCTCATCCACCTCCGCCTACAGGGCCACCCCGACGGCCGGCCGGCGGTCGACTACACGGTCAACGCGGAGGTCGGCGTCCCAGGGATCACCGGGGGCGAGGACTGGGCCGGCCCGGTGAACCACGTCCTGCCCGCATGGGACCTCATCGCGGGCCTGAGCGTCGCTACGGGGGTCCTCGCCGCCCTGCACCAGCGGGCGCGCACCGGTCGTGGCTCCTACATCGAGCTGGCCCTGTCCGACGTGGCGCTCGCCGGGGTCGCGAACCTCGGCTGGCTGTCCGAGGCCGCCGACCGGCAGGGGGAGCGCCCCCGGCAGGGCAACCACGTCTACGGCAGCTTCGGCGTCGATTTCACCTGCCGGGACGGCGAGCGCGTGATGGTCGTGGCGCTCACCGAGGGCCAGTGGCGGGCGCTCCAGACGGTGACCGGAACCGCCGAGGTCTTCACCGCGCTCGAAACCGCGTTGCGGGCGAACCTCGCCGACGAGTCCGAGCGGTACCGGCTGCGCGAGACCATCGCCGCGGTCATCCGGCCGTGGTTCGCCGCTCGAGACCTGGCCCAGGCCGGCAAGGAGCTCGACACCGCCCGTGTCCTGTGGGGCCGCTACCGGGGTATGGCCGACGTCGTCGGTGACCACCGCAGGGAGGCCCACGCCGTGCTCGCCGATGTCGAGCTGCCGTGCGGACGGCCGGCCATCACCGCGCGGTCGCCACTGCGGTTCGACGGCGACCACGGTCCCGCGGGGGAGTGCCCGGCGCTCGGCCGCGACACCGAGACCGTCCTGGCCGAGGTCCTCGGCCTGACCGCCGCCGAGATCGGCGGCCTGTACGACCGGCGGGTCATCGGTCCGCCGGGCAACCTGACGAACCCACACCTGGAGGCAGGATGA
- a CDS encoding aldehyde dehydrogenase, with the protein MTVTSESRTELDRTRFFIDGEWVAPRGTETHVALEAATETPLGVASLGTDADIDAAVRAARRALDEGPWGRTTAAERAAVMRRFADALAARADGTAMLVSRENGMPIGLSNAFNGAAPAGLLHLYADVIETLPLEDVRPSPSGSTVVRREPVGVVGAITPWNYPQVLAMMKIAPALAAGCTVVLKPAPETALDGYVLGDAAAEAGLPPGVLNIVLAGREAGAALVSHPLVDKIAFTGSTAAGRLIGAECGRLIRRCTLELGGKSAAIVLDDADLATFVAGLGDASFQNNGQTCTVQSRILAPRSRYEEVVEAVAQFARGMTVGDPLDPAVTCGPMASKAQLDRVLGYIDLGRGSSARLVAGGGRPADLSRGWFVEPTVFADVDNSERIAQEEIFGPVITVTPYDGDDEAVRLANDSEYGLGGSVWTSDEERGLAVARRVRTGTIGVNYYLQDLGAPFGGVKSSGIGRELGPEALDNYLEFKSIYASADQLGR; encoded by the coding sequence ATGACCGTCACCTCGGAGTCGAGGACCGAGCTCGACCGGACGCGCTTCTTCATCGACGGCGAGTGGGTCGCGCCGCGGGGAACCGAGACCCACGTGGCGCTGGAGGCGGCCACCGAGACCCCGCTGGGCGTCGCGTCCCTGGGCACGGACGCGGACATCGACGCCGCTGTCCGGGCCGCCCGCCGCGCCCTCGACGAGGGTCCGTGGGGCCGGACCACCGCCGCCGAACGGGCGGCGGTCATGCGCCGGTTCGCCGACGCGCTGGCTGCCCGCGCCGACGGCACCGCGATGCTGGTCAGCCGCGAGAACGGGATGCCGATCGGGCTGTCGAACGCCTTCAACGGCGCCGCCCCCGCCGGGTTGCTGCACCTGTACGCCGATGTGATCGAGACGCTGCCGCTGGAGGACGTGCGGCCCAGCCCGTCCGGTTCCACCGTGGTCCGCCGGGAGCCTGTCGGGGTCGTCGGAGCGATCACCCCATGGAACTACCCGCAGGTCCTCGCGATGATGAAGATCGCCCCGGCGCTTGCCGCGGGCTGCACCGTCGTGCTCAAGCCCGCCCCGGAAACCGCACTCGACGGGTACGTCCTGGGTGATGCCGCCGCCGAAGCCGGGCTGCCGCCCGGCGTGCTGAACATCGTGCTCGCCGGCCGGGAGGCGGGCGCCGCGCTCGTGTCACACCCGCTGGTGGACAAGATCGCCTTTACCGGGTCGACCGCGGCCGGCCGGCTCATCGGCGCCGAGTGCGGGCGGCTGATCCGCCGCTGTACTTTGGAACTGGGCGGCAAGTCCGCGGCCATCGTGCTCGACGACGCCGACCTCGCCACCTTCGTCGCCGGGCTCGGCGACGCGTCCTTCCAGAACAACGGCCAGACCTGCACCGTCCAGTCGCGGATCCTGGCACCTCGCTCACGCTACGAGGAGGTCGTCGAGGCCGTCGCGCAGTTCGCCCGCGGCATGACGGTCGGCGATCCTCTCGACCCGGCCGTCACCTGCGGACCCATGGCCAGCAAGGCGCAGCTCGACCGCGTCCTCGGCTACATCGACCTCGGCCGCGGGTCGAGCGCCCGGCTCGTGGCCGGCGGCGGCCGCCCCGCCGACCTGTCCCGCGGCTGGTTCGTCGAGCCCACCGTCTTCGCCGACGTCGACAACTCCGAACGGATCGCCCAAGAGGAGATCTTCGGCCCGGTCATCACCGTCACTCCCTATGACGGCGACGACGAGGCGGTCCGGCTCGCCAATGACAGTGAGTACGGACTCGGTGGTTCGGTCTGGACCTCGGACGAGGAACGCGGCCTCGCCGTCGCACGGCGCGTTCGCACCGGCACGATCGGCGTGAACTACTACCTGCAGGACCTCGGCGCGCCGTTCGGCGGTGTGAAGAGCAGCGGTATCGGCCGCGAGCTCGGGCCCGAGGCACTCGACAACTACCTCGAGTTCAAGTCGATCTACGCGAGCGCGGATCAACTCGGGCGTTGA
- a CDS encoding outer membrane protein assembly factor BamB family protein — MTTAAIIIASLALTTSCATATATSSGTTGYRVKRIVAGTALHTVNGLALAPDGSLLAASLASETVSTIDPATGKAGALVAQPHGRSDDLVVTPSGEILWTDPLAGAVKKRDRDGRIRTVAQNLPGVNSIAFDRSRKRLFVGQTFFADGLWEIDPKGIAAPRLVARDLGWLNAFAFGPDGMIYGPLGKRGEVVRIDPHTGATSTVATGFRQPVSVRFDSHDRLYTLDGATGQLIRVDLATGAKETVAVLPAAADNMVIDRRDHAYVSNMADSSVVRVDLTTGAGRALTKSPLAFPQDIASEGNTLYIADSTALRRVDPRTGKVNEIARRLSSELQFPSGISATKRHLVLTSELIGTVQVVDRTTGEPVRAVDGLDKPADAVELGDGSLVVSEPATGRLLHIVGTTPRPLAENLGAPTGLVLTRDGDLLVTDTTGGRLLKIDPKSGAVTEIARGLGTPRAVAVAPDGALVVLDTAAGQVLSVNAHDGQHRVLAAGLAVGHLRQPYARSGGLAIGPDGTMYVTADRKNSVYAIRRTGR; from the coding sequence ATGACGACCGCTGCGATCATCATCGCCTCACTTGCCCTGACGACCTCCTGCGCGACCGCGACCGCGACCAGCAGCGGCACCACCGGCTACCGGGTCAAGCGCATCGTCGCCGGAACCGCGCTGCACACCGTCAACGGCCTGGCCCTCGCGCCCGACGGCAGCCTCCTCGCCGCGAGCCTCGCGAGCGAAACCGTCTCCACGATCGACCCCGCCACCGGGAAGGCCGGTGCCCTCGTGGCCCAGCCGCACGGCCGGTCCGACGATCTCGTCGTAACACCCTCGGGAGAGATCCTCTGGACCGACCCGCTGGCCGGCGCGGTGAAAAAACGCGACCGCGACGGCCGGATCCGGACGGTCGCGCAGAACCTTCCCGGCGTCAACTCCATCGCCTTCGACCGGTCCCGGAAACGCCTGTTCGTCGGGCAGACCTTCTTCGCCGACGGTCTGTGGGAGATCGATCCGAAAGGCATCGCCGCGCCCCGGCTCGTCGCGCGTGACCTCGGCTGGCTCAACGCCTTCGCGTTCGGCCCGGACGGGATGATCTACGGTCCGCTCGGAAAACGCGGTGAGGTGGTGCGCATCGACCCGCACACGGGCGCGACCAGCACCGTCGCCACCGGATTCCGCCAGCCGGTCTCGGTCCGGTTCGATTCCCACGACCGCCTCTACACCCTCGACGGAGCCACGGGACAGCTCATCCGAGTCGACCTCGCGACCGGCGCGAAGGAAACGGTCGCCGTACTGCCCGCGGCCGCCGACAACATGGTCATCGACCGGCGGGACCACGCCTACGTGAGCAACATGGCCGACAGCAGCGTCGTCCGAGTCGACCTCACCACCGGGGCCGGCCGGGCACTGACCAAGAGCCCGCTCGCTTTCCCCCAGGACATCGCATCCGAGGGGAACACGCTCTACATCGCCGACAGCACAGCCCTGCGGAGGGTGGACCCGCGCACCGGAAAGGTCAACGAAATCGCCCGGCGGCTGAGTTCGGAACTACAGTTTCCCTCCGGGATCAGCGCCACCAAGCGGCATCTCGTTCTGACGTCGGAACTGATCGGCACAGTCCAGGTGGTCGACCGCACCACCGGTGAGCCGGTCCGCGCGGTCGACGGGCTCGACAAGCCCGCGGACGCCGTAGAGCTGGGGGACGGCAGCCTCGTGGTCTCCGAGCCCGCAACCGGCCGCCTGCTCCACATCGTCGGCACCACGCCCCGTCCGCTGGCCGAAAACCTCGGCGCCCCGACCGGTCTCGTCCTCACCCGGGACGGCGACCTGCTGGTCACCGACACGACCGGGGGCCGACTGCTCAAGATCGACCCGAAGTCCGGAGCGGTCACGGAGATCGCCAGAGGGCTCGGCACGCCACGAGCGGTCGCCGTCGCACCCGACGGAGCTCTCGTCGTCCTGGACACCGCCGCGGGCCAGGTGCTCTCGGTGAACGCACACGACGGGCAGCATCGGGTCCTCGCCGCCGGCCTCGCGGTCGGCCACCTGAGGCAGCCTTACGCGCGATCCGGGGGACTGGCGATCGGACCTGACGGGACGATGTACGTCACCGCGGACCGGAAGAATTCCGTCTACGCGATCCGGCGGACGGGACGATGA
- a CDS encoding acyl-CoA dehydrogenase family protein gives MARLARTAGLTTVQSEMLSTVRSFVDKEIIPYAQQLEHADAYPADIVEGMKEMGLFGLTIPEEYGGLGESLLTYALVVEEIARGWMSVSGVINTHFIVAHMISRHGTPEQKRKYLPKMAAGEIRGSFSMSEPDLGSDVAAIKTRARRDGSDYLIDGTKMWLTNGGTSNLIALLAKTEEGAEKAHQNLTAFLVDKPEGFGEVAPGLTIPGKIAKMGYKGVDTTEAVFDGFRVPATQILGETPGKGFAFMMDGVEVGRVNVAARACGIAIRAFELAMDYAQQRKTFGKPIAQHQAIAFKLAEMATKVEAAHLMMVNAARQKDTGERNDVAAGMAKLIASEYCAEVTQEAFRIHGGYGYSKEYEIERLMREAPFLLIGEGTSEIQKTVICRGLLREYQAKG, from the coding sequence ATGGCCCGTCTGGCCCGGACCGCCGGTCTCACCACCGTGCAGTCCGAAATGCTGTCCACCGTCCGGTCGTTCGTGGACAAGGAGATCATTCCGTATGCGCAGCAACTGGAGCATGCCGATGCCTACCCGGCCGACATTGTCGAGGGCATGAAGGAGATGGGCCTGTTCGGCCTGACCATCCCCGAGGAGTACGGCGGACTGGGAGAGTCGCTGCTGACCTATGCCCTGGTGGTCGAGGAGATCGCGCGCGGGTGGATGAGCGTGTCGGGCGTGATCAATACGCATTTCATCGTGGCGCACATGATCTCCCGGCATGGCACACCGGAGCAGAAGCGGAAGTATCTTCCGAAGATGGCGGCCGGCGAGATCCGCGGCTCGTTCTCCATGTCCGAACCCGACCTGGGATCCGACGTGGCCGCGATCAAGACCAGGGCCCGGCGCGACGGTAGCGATTACCTCATCGACGGGACGAAGATGTGGCTGACCAACGGTGGCACCTCGAACCTCATCGCGCTGCTGGCCAAGACCGAGGAAGGCGCGGAGAAGGCGCACCAGAACCTGACGGCGTTCCTGGTGGACAAGCCAGAGGGGTTCGGAGAGGTGGCGCCGGGGCTGACCATCCCGGGCAAGATCGCCAAGATGGGCTACAAGGGCGTGGACACCACCGAGGCGGTGTTCGACGGGTTCCGCGTCCCCGCCACCCAGATTCTGGGGGAGACGCCGGGCAAGGGCTTCGCCTTCATGATGGACGGTGTCGAGGTCGGCCGGGTCAACGTGGCGGCGCGTGCGTGCGGTATCGCCATCCGGGCGTTCGAGCTGGCCATGGACTACGCCCAGCAGCGCAAGACGTTCGGCAAGCCGATCGCGCAGCACCAGGCGATTGCCTTCAAGCTGGCCGAGATGGCGACCAAGGTCGAAGCGGCGCACCTGATGATGGTCAACGCGGCGCGCCAGAAGGACACCGGCGAGCGCAACGACGTCGCGGCCGGCATGGCCAAGCTCATTGCCAGTGAGTACTGCGCCGAGGTCACCCAGGAGGCCTTCCGTATCCACGGGGGCTACGGGTACTCGAAGGAGTATGAGATCGAGCGCCTCATGCGCGAGGCCCCGTTCCTGCTCATCGGCGAAGGCACCAGCGAGATCCAGAAGACCGTCATATGCCGCGGCCTGCTGCGGGAGTACCAGGCCAAGGGCTGA
- a CDS encoding FAS1-like dehydratase domain-containing protein yields MHIAQSTLGPYVESWRPGAVTDDDALPVAPVAAMSALLDQPEPVAAAGDPLPPLWHWLYFLHWPAQRDLGADGHPRRGHFLPPIPHRQRMFAGGRCEIFEPLRVGAPAQRISSVSTVATKQGTTGELLFVTVRSEYLQQGRTRVVEQQDIVYRSGRSAGQHPADLDTSPAPASDETWRLPLQPDPPLLFRFSALTANAHRIHYDAPYAQGEEGYPGLVVHGPLLVLAMLELARRNAPSRRVRSVSYRLRRPAFAGEHLLASGTPADGHATLRIATHREQRHATAEVTFA; encoded by the coding sequence ATGCACATCGCTCAGAGCACGCTCGGTCCGTACGTGGAATCGTGGCGCCCCGGGGCGGTCACCGACGACGACGCCCTCCCAGTCGCCCCGGTGGCCGCCATGTCGGCTCTGCTGGACCAGCCCGAACCGGTCGCGGCGGCCGGCGACCCCCTGCCGCCGCTGTGGCACTGGCTGTACTTCCTGCACTGGCCGGCACAGCGGGACCTGGGAGCCGACGGGCACCCTCGCCGCGGCCACTTCCTGCCGCCCATCCCTCACCGGCAGCGGATGTTCGCCGGAGGACGTTGCGAGATCTTCGAACCGCTGCGTGTCGGTGCGCCCGCCCAGCGCATCAGCAGCGTGAGCACGGTCGCGACCAAGCAGGGCACGACGGGGGAACTCCTGTTCGTCACGGTGCGCAGCGAGTACCTTCAGCAGGGCCGTACACGCGTGGTCGAGCAACAGGACATCGTCTACCGGTCGGGACGGAGCGCCGGGCAGCATCCGGCGGACCTCGACACCTCTCCCGCACCGGCGTCCGACGAGACCTGGCGGCTTCCGCTTCAGCCGGACCCCCCACTGCTGTTCCGCTTCAGCGCCCTGACCGCGAATGCGCACCGCATCCACTACGACGCGCCGTACGCCCAGGGCGAGGAGGGCTACCCCGGCCTCGTCGTCCACGGCCCGCTCCTGGTACTGGCGATGCTGGAATTGGCACGGCGCAACGCCCCGTCCCGCCGCGTGCGCTCCGTGTCCTACCGGCTGCGGCGTCCCGCCTTCGCGGGCGAGCACCTGCTGGCCTCCGGCACACCGGCCGACGGACATGCCACCCTGCGCATCGCAACGCACCGCGAGCAGCGCCACGCCACGGCCGAGGTGACCTTCGCATGA
- a CDS encoding phosphotransferase family protein, which translates to MTNHDEAAAVRPLTLAWVNRHLEAGERVVKAEALHGGMTAEMRRLTIGMRDGGTRDLVLRSFVDPFYVEHAEDGLNREAGALTLLAGTGVSAPGLVAVDPTAAHCEYPSLLMTHLAGRTVLDDEGLETRVPLLARQLVAIHALRPAVRPPEYVALTTADTVVVPQGADRAVWTAAIDVIREPAPPYEGRFLHRDFQPGNVLFDVQPSRPAGARITGVVDWAAASWGPADLDVAHCSTNLALLHGPAWGLRFAEAYEEAGGVLAAAARERLYWQVRDGLACSEEVRLVSRSWREAGRTELTTRTVEERLDAYVTAVMDALG; encoded by the coding sequence GTGACCAACCACGATGAGGCGGCGGCTGTCCGACCGTTGACCCTGGCTTGGGTGAACCGGCACCTGGAGGCCGGTGAACGGGTCGTCAAAGCCGAGGCGCTCCACGGCGGCATGACTGCCGAAATGCGGAGGCTGACCATCGGTATGCGGGACGGAGGCACCCGTGACCTGGTGCTGCGGAGCTTCGTCGACCCGTTCTACGTGGAGCACGCCGAGGATGGGCTGAACCGGGAGGCCGGCGCCCTGACCCTGCTCGCGGGGACCGGCGTGTCGGCTCCTGGACTGGTCGCGGTGGATCCGACCGCCGCGCATTGCGAGTATCCGTCGCTCCTGATGACGCATCTGGCGGGCCGGACGGTCCTGGATGATGAGGGATTGGAGACACGCGTTCCTCTGCTGGCCCGTCAACTCGTGGCGATCCACGCGCTGCGACCCGCTGTGCGGCCCCCGGAGTATGTGGCGTTGACGACCGCCGACACCGTCGTGGTTCCACAGGGCGCCGACAGAGCGGTATGGACCGCGGCGATCGACGTGATCCGCGAGCCCGCGCCACCCTATGAAGGGCGATTCCTGCACCGGGACTTCCAACCCGGCAACGTGCTGTTCGACGTGCAGCCCTCAAGGCCGGCAGGTGCCCGGATCACCGGCGTCGTCGACTGGGCAGCGGCCTCCTGGGGCCCGGCGGATCTCGATGTGGCGCACTGCTCCACCAATCTCGCGCTGCTGCACGGCCCGGCGTGGGGTCTGCGGTTCGCTGAGGCGTACGAGGAGGCCGGCGGGGTGCTGGCCGCGGCCGCGCGCGAGCGGCTGTACTGGCAGGTGCGGGACGGGCTGGCGTGCTCGGAAGAGGTGCGGTTGGTGTCGCGGTCGTGGCGGGAGGCAGGGAGGACAGAGCTGACGACGCGCACCGTGGAGGAGCGGCTGGATGCCTATGTCACCGCCGTGATGGACGCGCTGGGCTGA
- a CDS encoding WD40 repeat domain-containing protein, with amino-acid sequence MSIHPFYGVRVLAPAPERRRVRFRIFVVDYDVERRWHAELPADPGFFLSLLWQSADDGGGSLGDFLTWREPENDGWLAVNTRWFVDSVERVTVRNHPLSEGDWEHIDTLQEEGIHQRDDGWPDERLLVQADYEVQVTDRRWLEHLRPGLSWETGYYPDPTRRLRAEDAPHVPDLTEPDAVLTPFAGSDHSASLVALAFSDDGRFLAVTSEDGELAVYDTPNRSERLRMSPVSAGRDIMWVPGRHVVTLKEDEDDEVRPWAYDLDADTETDVPVEPGRVRSRTGCFRIEYGLGGRVDFVSGQSSPDRTVRLGDETSGRVRGVAFSADETRMFVAHNANVHVIEPASGRVLDTITVPGDRLNSLAASPDGAYLAVATEDWNDERTCTPDVYRVADRELIMRRPARDRAQAGIGARSLAWSPDGARLAVIVEDDIHLFRVGLPDEPPASLRLAQH; translated from the coding sequence TTGTCCATCCACCCCTTCTACGGCGTGCGAGTGCTCGCCCCGGCCCCCGAGCGGCGGCGTGTGAGATTTCGGATCTTCGTTGTCGACTACGACGTCGAGCGCCGGTGGCATGCCGAACTGCCGGCCGACCCCGGCTTCTTCCTGTCGCTGCTGTGGCAGAGCGCGGACGACGGCGGCGGTTCACTCGGTGATTTCCTCACCTGGCGGGAGCCCGAGAACGACGGCTGGCTCGCCGTGAACACCCGGTGGTTCGTGGACAGCGTCGAACGTGTCACCGTCCGCAACCATCCGCTGTCCGAAGGGGACTGGGAGCACATCGATACCCTCCAGGAGGAGGGCATTCACCAACGGGACGACGGCTGGCCGGATGAGCGCCTTCTCGTGCAGGCCGATTACGAGGTCCAGGTCACCGACCGACGCTGGCTGGAGCATCTGCGGCCCGGCCTGAGCTGGGAGACCGGCTATTACCCGGACCCAACCCGCCGGTTGCGCGCCGAGGATGCCCCGCACGTGCCGGATCTCACGGAACCGGATGCCGTCCTCACTCCGTTCGCCGGCTCCGACCATTCCGCCTCCCTCGTGGCACTGGCCTTCTCCGACGACGGCCGCTTTCTCGCTGTCACCAGCGAGGACGGCGAACTGGCCGTTTACGACACGCCCAACCGGTCCGAGCGGCTCCGCATGTCACCTGTCTCGGCCGGCCGGGACATCATGTGGGTACCCGGGCGGCATGTGGTCACGCTCAAGGAGGACGAGGACGACGAGGTGCGCCCGTGGGCCTATGACCTCGACGCCGACACCGAGACCGACGTTCCGGTGGAGCCAGGCCGCGTACGCTCGCGCACCGGCTGCTTCCGGATCGAGTACGGTCTCGGCGGCCGGGTGGACTTCGTCTCCGGGCAGTCCTCGCCCGATCGCACGGTACGGCTCGGTGACGAAACCTCCGGCCGGGTCCGGGGCGTGGCGTTCAGCGCGGACGAGACCCGGATGTTCGTAGCCCACAACGCGAACGTGCATGTGATCGAGCCCGCCTCCGGCAGGGTCCTGGACACCATCACTGTGCCGGGCGACCGGCTGAACTCGCTGGCGGCGAGCCCGGACGGCGCGTACCTGGCCGTGGCGACGGAGGACTGGAACGATGAGCGGACGTGCACACCCGACGTCTACCGGGTCGCCGACCGTGAGCTCATCATGCGGCGCCCGGCGAGGGACCGCGCACAGGCCGGGATCGGTGCCCGGTCCCTCGCCTGGTCGCCCGACGGCGCCCGGCTGGCGGTCATCGTCGAGGACGACATACATCTCTTCCGCGTCGGCCTGCCCGACGAGCCACCAGCCAGTCTCAGGCTCGCCCAGCACTGA
- the gdhA gene encoding NADP-specific glutamate dehydrogenase — MITRSETKTTLAHLLTEIEHRNPAQPEFHQAVHEVLETLAPVVAARPEYADPGLIERLCEPERQVIFRVPWQDDQGRVRVNRGFRVEFNSALGPYKGGLRFHPSVNLGVIKFLGFEQVFKNALTDLGIGGGKGGSDFDPHGRSDAEVMRFCQSFMTELYRHIGEHTDVPAGDIGVGGREIGYLFGQYRRITNRWEAGVLTGKGQGWGGSLIRPEATGYGNVLFAAAMLRERGEDLEGRTAVVSGSGNVAIYTIEKLAALGANAVTCSDSSGYVVDEKGIDLDLLKQVKEVERGRVDTYAERRGASARFVPGGRVWEVPADIALPSATQNELDENDAVALIRNGVKAVSEGANMPTTPAAVHLFQQAGVAFGPGKAANAGGVAVSALEMAQNHARTSWTAARVEEELTHIMNNIHTTCHETAERYGAPDDYVTGANIAGFERVADAMLAQGVI; from the coding sequence GTGATCACGCGATCCGAGACGAAGACCACGCTCGCGCACCTGCTCACCGAGATCGAGCACCGCAACCCGGCCCAGCCGGAGTTCCACCAGGCCGTCCACGAGGTTCTGGAGACGCTGGCGCCGGTCGTCGCGGCCCGCCCCGAGTACGCCGACCCCGGGCTGATCGAGCGGCTGTGCGAGCCGGAGCGGCAGGTCATCTTCCGGGTGCCGTGGCAGGACGATCAGGGCCGCGTTCGCGTCAACCGGGGCTTCCGGGTGGAGTTCAACAGCGCGCTCGGCCCCTACAAGGGCGGCCTGCGCTTCCACCCGTCGGTGAACCTCGGCGTCATCAAGTTCCTGGGGTTCGAGCAGGTCTTCAAGAACGCGTTGACGGATCTCGGCATCGGCGGCGGCAAGGGCGGCAGCGACTTCGACCCACACGGGCGCAGCGACGCGGAGGTCATGCGGTTCTGCCAGTCGTTCATGACGGAGCTGTACCGGCACATCGGCGAGCACACGGACGTGCCCGCGGGTGACATCGGCGTCGGCGGCCGGGAGATCGGCTACCTGTTCGGCCAGTACCGGCGCATCACCAACCGCTGGGAGGCCGGCGTCCTCACCGGCAAGGGCCAGGGCTGGGGCGGCTCGCTGATCCGGCCGGAGGCCACCGGATACGGCAACGTCCTCTTCGCGGCCGCGATGCTGCGCGAGCGCGGCGAGGACCTGGAAGGCCGGACGGCGGTCGTCTCCGGCTCCGGCAACGTCGCCATCTACACCATCGAAAAGCTGGCCGCCCTCGGTGCCAATGCCGTGACCTGCTCCGATTCATCCGGCTACGTGGTCGATGAGAAGGGCATCGACCTCGACCTCCTCAAGCAGGTCAAAGAGGTCGAGCGCGGCCGGGTGGACACGTACGCCGAGCGTCGGGGCGCTTCGGCCCGCTTCGTGCCCGGCGGGCGGGTCTGGGAGGTTCCGGCCGACATCGCGCTGCCGTCGGCCACACAGAACGAGCTGGACGAGAATGATGCCGTCGCTCTGATCCGCAACGGGGTGAAGGCGGTCTCGGAAGGCGCCAACATGCCGACGACCCCGGCGGCGGTGCACCTGTTCCAGCAGGCGGGCGTCGCGTTCGGGCCCGGCAAGGCGGCCAACGCCGGTGGCGTCGCGGTCAGCGCCCTGGAGATGGCCCAGAACCACGCCCGTACCTCGTGGACGGCGGCGCGGGTCGAGGAGGAGCTGACGCACATCATGAACAACATCCACACCACCTGCCATGAGACCGCCGAGCGCTACGGCGCCCCCGATGACTATGTGACGGGCGCGAACATCGCGGGCTTCGAGCGGGTGGCGGACGCGATGCTGGCCCAGGGCGTCATCTGA